GCTCGGCGGCGCGGACCAGGATGCGGGTGCGCTCCAGCGGGTCGATGGACGTCCACGTCCGGTCCTGATGGGCGGCGGTGGCGAGCCTGACCGCCTCGTCGATGTCGGCGGCGGAGCCGCTGGCGCTGCGGGCCAGCACATCGCCGGTGGACGGGTTGATGACGTCCAGTGTGGCCAGGCGCTGCTGGAAACTACCGCTCAGAAAGAGGGCGCGTTCGTGCAGGTTCATGTTTCCTCCATCAGGATGACCGCCCGGCGCACCTCACCGCGTGCCAGCGCGTCCAGCGCCTGCGGCAACTCATCCAGCGTGAAGCGGTGGCTGATCAGTTCGTCAATTTTCAGACCGCCAGCGCGGTATTTTTCCAGAATCAACGGCAGGTCGCGTCCAGCCACGGCCTGGCCGTACCAGCTCCCCGTGATCAGTTTGGATTCGGCGGGAATGCTGAATGCGCCGAGTTCCACCGTCTGCTCCGGGCTGGCCACACCCACCACCACCACTTTCCCAGCCTTGCGGGTCAGGCCATAGGCGAGCGCGATGGTATCGGGGTGGCCTACCACCTCATACGTGTCGTCCGCGCCCAGGCCGTCCGTCATGTCCAGCACAGCGCTGATCGGATCGCCGACCTCGGCGGTGTTGATGGTGTCGGTGGCCCCGAACGCGCGGGCGTCCTCCAGTTTGCGGGCGTCGCGGTCCAGGGCGATGATCCGGGTGGCCCCGTCCAGCCGGGCCGCCTGGATCACATTGAGACCCACGCCGCCGCAGCCGATGACCGCCACTCGCCGCCCAGCCGCGCCGCCCGCCGTATTCATGACCGCGCCGTATCCGGTCATCACCGCGCAGCCCGTGATGGCGGCCACGTCGAACGGCACATCCCTGGAGATCGGCACCAGCGCCGCTTCCGGCACCACCGTCCGCTCAGCCAGGCAGGAGGTCTGGCTGAACATGTACACGTCTTCGCCGTTCTGGGAAAAGGGTGTGGTGCCGTCGGGCATCGTCCCCATCGTCATCAGGGTGAACGCCTCGTCGCACATGTCGGGGCGGCCCGTGGTGCAGAAAAAGCACTCGCCACACGACGGCACCCAGTTGAAGATGACGTGGTCACCGACGCCCACGCGGGTCACCCCGTCGCCCACCGCCTCCACGACACCGGCCCCCTCGTGGCCCAGCACCAGCGGCGTGAGCTGGGGAATGGTGCCGCTGACTACGCTGAGATCCGAGTGGCAGACGCCCGCTGCCCTGACCTTCACGCGCACCTGACCGGGTCCAGGGTCCGCCAGCGTCACCAGTTCCACCGAGACCGCCTGACCAGTCTCATGCAGCACGG
The nucleotide sequence above comes from Deinococcus detaillensis. Encoded proteins:
- a CDS encoding Zn-dependent alcohol dehydrogenase, which codes for MSLQVRAAVLHETGQAVSVELVTLADPGPGQVRVKVRAAGVCHSDLSVVSGTIPQLTPLVLGHEGAGVVEAVGDGVTRVGVGDHVIFNWVPSCGECFFCTTGRPDMCDEAFTLMTMGTMPDGTTPFSQNGEDVYMFSQTSCLAERTVVPEAALVPISRDVPFDVAAITGCAVMTGYGAVMNTAGGAAGRRVAVIGCGGVGLNVIQAARLDGATRIIALDRDARKLEDARAFGATDTINTAEVGDPISAVLDMTDGLGADDTYEVVGHPDTIALAYGLTRKAGKVVVVGVASPEQTVELGAFSIPAESKLITGSWYGQAVAGRDLPLILEKYRAGGLKIDELISHRFTLDELPQALDALARGEVRRAVILMEET